One genomic region from Pararge aegeria chromosome 14, ilParAegt1.1, whole genome shotgun sequence encodes:
- the LOC120629379 gene encoding uncharacterized protein LOC120629379, protein MMEWPLRKILNRGSELMIGALIKMDPKQVTCVLAKLNTSFIVQISDGNLLDFTTCLGTCTVQEGRVGNPDDVSGATAAALESRGRGREEKDYCGVDSGASAVF, encoded by the exons ATGATGGAGTGGCCGCTGCGGAAAATATTAAACCGTGGATCAGAATTGATGATTGGTGCATTGATTAAAATGGATCCTAAACAAGTAACATGCGTGTTGGCAAAATTGA ATACGTCCTTCATAGTACAAATAAGTGATGGGAACCTACTGGACTTTACTACGTGCCTGGGGACATGCACGGTGCAGGAGGGCCGTGTTGGCAACCCCGATGACGTAAGCGGCGCCACGGCGGCGGCGCTGGAGTCAAGAGGGCGCGGGCGCGAAGAAAAAGATTATTGTGGGGTAGATTCCGGCGCAAGCGCAGTGTTTTAA
- the LOC120629171 gene encoding uncharacterized serine-rich protein C215.13-like produces MRTVVAKMNANYIDTGRLIEEVRFRPLLWDPSNELYKNKDAKNKAWEEVGEAIFGENYIKKDKDKLLRQRWKSARDGYFKTKANMKKAPSGSGAKTVTKYIYFKELNFLDRITENEVSESMYNINEQSSSSETIAHVVNNDEISGSSQNSSTPVADQDKPTWTRKRKHERVQENSAFEKKLVDLLDKNMPDISSDDLSFFNSLGPILKSFNSYKKLLFRSKVLQIAMDLSAPTSSGTTSTSNILSPEHNSNSTTTSTTNHSNDTTTQRGYQSASQYYTVMSPENDSNSSVMCATNSSYFSNQTLPVNESMSSTTTQQGYQTANQYDPHSTVNNSVQQSCEEIQHFPNIASENDNFY; encoded by the exons ATGCGTACCGTCGTCGCCAAAATGAATGCGAATTATATCGATACGGGTCGATTGATTGAAGAAGTTCGCTTTCGACCGTTGCTGTGGGATCCATCGAAcgaattatacaaaaacaaagaCGCAAAAAATAAGGCTTGGGAAGAAGTTGGAGAAGCAATCTTTGGAGAAAATTACATAAAGAAAGACAAag ataaGCTTTTACGTCAAAGATGGAAATCTGCAAGAGATGGATATTTCAAAACCAAAGCTAATATGAAAAAAGCACCATCTGGTAGCGGGGCAAAAACCgttacaaaatacatttatttcaaagaattaAACTTTCTTGATCGTATCACTGAAAACGAAGTTTCAGAATCTATGTACAACATTAATGAACAATCAAGTTCATCTGAAACAATAGCTCACGTAGTAAATAACGACGAAATTTCTGGCTCTTCTCAAAACAGTTCTACTCCGGTGGCTGACCAAGATAAACCAACATGGACTCGGAAGAGGAAACATGAACGGGTACAAGAGAACTCCGCGTTTGAGAAAAAGTTGGTAGATTTGTTAGACAAAAATATGCCAGACATAAGCTCTGACgatttgtcattttttaattctctaGGTCCAATACTAAAATCttttaacagttataaaaaactattatttcgtTCCAAAGTATTGCAAATCGCCATGGATCTCTCCGCGCCAACTTCAAGTGGCACTACGTCGACGTCCAACATCTTGTCACCAGAACATAACTCAAATTCTACTACAACATCAACAACCAATCATTCTAATGATACTACTACGCAACGAGGTTATCAATCAGCAAGTCAATATTACACCGTCATGTCACCAGAAAATGATTCTAATTCTTCTGTAATGTGTGCAACCAATTCATCATATTTTTCAAACCAAACGCTACCAGTCAACGAATCAATGTCTAGTACCACCACTCAGCAAGGCTATCAAACAGCAAATCAATATGATCCTCATTCAACAGTCAATAATTCTGTTCAGCAAAGCTGTGAAGAAATACAGCACTTTCCAAATATTGCATCAGAAAACGACAATTTctattaa